Genomic segment of Gemmatimonadaceae bacterium:
GCGATGCCGTTCGCGCCCTCGCCGAGGCCACCGGCCTTCGTGATTGCACCATGGATGATCTCGAGGTCGCCGGTGCGCCGGCCACGCGCCGGCGGTCCCCGCTGTGGTTTCACGCGGAGAACCCGCGGCGCGGCGGCCGCACCCGGGCCCCCGGGTGCCTGCGTCACGATCTGGGCACCTGCGCCGGCCCCTGTATCGGGGAGGGCGAGCCCGCCGCGTATCGCGCGGCCGCTGAGGAGCTCCGGGCGTTTCTGGAAGGCCACAGTGATGGGCCGGTCCGGCAGCTGGAGCACGCCATGACCGAGGCCGCTGCCTCGCTCGCGTTCGAGCGGGCCGGGGTGCTGCGGGATCGGCTCGCGCTGGTCCGATGGCTCCACGAGCGGCTGCAGCACTTCCACGCCAACGTGGACCGGCTGACCTTCCGGTATCACGCCTGGGACCCGCATACGGACCGCGAGTGGGTCTATCTGATCCGCCGCGGGACCGTGCGGGCCGAAGTCCCGGCGCCGCGGACCGACGAGGAGCAGGAGGCCTTCGACGCCCTCGTGCAGCGCATCTATGGCGGGCTCGATCCGACCGGCGCGGACGTCCCCACCCACGATCTCGACGAGTTCTATCTCGTGGCCAGCTGGTTCCGCCGGCGCCCTGAGGAGAAAAAGCGGACCCGCGGCGCCCATCAGACCGGCACCCCGACGCGTACGCTAAGGGTGCGCTAACGGAACCCGCCGGAATGGCGAAACGGCGCGCCGGATTGCTCCGGACACGCCGTTTCGATATCACCGTACGCTTGCTTCGGGTCCCGCCCCTGGGTTGGCGCAGCGATGATACGGGGGTGAACCTATTTGGGCGTACCTGACGCCAACCTAACAGCCATTCAGGAATTTTCGTCCCCCGGATCATGCGCCTCCTCGTCGTCGAAGATGACCCGAAACTTGCCGCCCTGGTGGCACGCGGGCTGCGCGAAGACGCCTATGCGGTGGACGTCGCCGAGGACGGCCCGCGGGCCCTCTCCCAGACCGCGATGAATCGCTACGATGCCATCGTCCTCGACGTGATGCTCCCCGGGCTCGATGGCTTTGGGGTGGTGCAGGCGCTCCGGTCGCGGGGCATCCGGACCCCGGTGCTCATGCTGACCGCGCGCGATGCCGTCCCCGATCGGATCATGGGGCTCGACGCGGGCGCCGATGACTATCTCACCAAGCCCTTCGACTTTGGCG
This window contains:
- a CDS encoding UvrB/UvrC motif-containing protein, whose product is MSTSPEQPRHGRPPQSTPAHRKQLRALVREGCQNRPGVYRMLGPTGTVLYVGQSRVLRTRLLSYFRAKGRRNKAARILRHAFQIEWEYTNTEFGALLRELRLIKQYRPPFNAMMVLDEWPRAYVALTGGHVPGLRVVQRSDDPRAIALFGPFRRVAQLRDAVRALAEATGLRDCTMDDLEVAGAPATRRRSPLWFHAENPRRGGRTRAPGCLRHDLGTCAGPCIGEGEPAAYRAAAEELRAFLEGHSDGPVRQLEHAMTEAAASLAFERAGVLRDRLALVRWLHERLQHFHANVDRLTFRYHAWDPHTDREWVYLIRRGTVRAEVPAPRTDEEQEAFDALVQRIYGGLDPTGADVPTHDLDEFYLVASWFRRRPEEKKRTRGAHQTGTPTRTLRVR